The window CCTCGACCTGCGGCACCCTTCCAACCAGGCTCTCTTCCGCATCCGTTCCCTCGTCACCCGCAAGTTCCGCGACACTCTCCAAGATCGGGGCTTCATCGAGATCAGCACGCCCAAGCTGCAGCCGTCCGCGACGGAGAGTGGCGCTGCCGTCTTCAAGGTCAACTACTTCGGCCGGAACGCCTTTCTCGCCCAGAGCCCCCAGCTGGCGAAGCAGATGGTCGTCTCCGCCGACTTTGGTCGTGTCTTTGAGGTCGGCCCCGTCTTTCGTGCCGAAAACTCCAACACGCACCGACATTTGACCGAGTACAccggccttgacgtcgaGATGGCCATCGAGCACGACTATCACGAGGTTATATatgtcctcgacgacttccTCAAGTCCGTCTTCAAGGCCGTCTATGAATTGCCCGAGGTGAAGGAGGTCCAGAAGCGATGGCCTAGCAGCAAGTTCAAGTACCTGGACGAGACTCTCATCCTCGATTTCAGGGAAGGAATCAAAATGCTGCGTGAGGATGGtcgcgacgtcgaggaggaggaggacttATCTACCCCTGACGAGATTCGCCTTGGGCAGCTGGTGAGGGAAAGATACGACACCGACTACTATGTGCTCGACAGGTTTCCTGCCAACGCGAGGCCCTTCTATACCTATAGGGACCCCGAGAACCCCAAGTGGACTCGATCCTTCGACATCTTCATCCGCGGCCAAGAAGTATGCTCCGGCGGTCAGCGCATCAACGATGCCCAACTTCTGCGTGCCAACATGCGAGAGGCTGGTATGACCGATGACGGCATGGAGGATTACATGGCCGCATTCGAGCTCGGTGCCCCTCCccatgccggcgccggccttggtCTTGAGCGAATCGTTGCTTGgatgctcgagctcggcgacgtccgATATGCCTCCCTCTTCCATCGTGACCCCAAGTCACTCCCCGAGCGTGCCCCTGGCCTGCcacacgccgacgccgacaccaCCAAGATTCCCCTCGGCTCCGTCCCGCTGGTCGAGAACTTGATCGCTAACTACGGCGACGCGTCCAACACTTCTTGGCTCGACGACCGATTCGACATCTGGCGACACCCATCCGGTGCCGCTGTCGGCTATGTCAAGCAGGATAAGTTTGTCATGATCACCGGTGATCCATTGTGCGACAGAACGCAGTACAAGGACGTCTGCGCTGCGTTTGTCAAGTTTGTCGTCACTGAGCTCCGCCTCGTTCCCGTTTGGATGCTTGTCTCGTACGAGGTCCAGAAGATTCTCGCTCAGCAGATGGGCTGGCGCACCTTGTCGTGCACCGAGGAGCAGCGAGTCGACACCGACAAGCACCACAGAACTAGCGCTGGTGCCAAAGCGAGGCGCGTTGAGCGCGAAGGAGTCAGGATTCACGAGGTCAAGCCGGACCAAGACTTCATCAGCCGTGCCGAACCCGCCATTGAGGAGTGGAAGGCGAGCCGCAAGGGGAAGCAGGTCCACATGACCGAGGTGCGACCGTGGGTTGATGTTGGCCATCGACGGTACTTTGCCGCCGAGAAGGACGGCAAAGTCAAcgcgctcgtcgtcctggcTAAGCTGTCCCCCAAGCACGGTTGGCAGGTGAAGTGGGCGCTCGACTTCCCCGGATCCGTCAATGGAACCATCGAAGTCCTTATCGAGCACGTGCTCGGAAGCCTGTCCGGCCAGGTGACCTTTGGTGTCGGAGTGTCGAAGAAGCTGACGCCAGGAGAGCACCTGCACGGGATACGCGCTCGCTTCCTTGCTACTACCTACAACTCGATTGTGGAGAGCCTCGGACTGCGTCGCAAGGCCGGCTTCCGCAGCAAGTTCGGTgctctcggcgaggaggttTACATTTGCTACCCGAAGCATGGTGTTGGTCTACGCGACCTCAATCAGATCATCAAGTTCTTCCAGGATTAAGACACCAATCCTCATTTGAACTTTCCTCGCGATTGACTGAACCTTAAGTAGAAAGCGAGCCTGCCAGCGGTGGAGCCATGATGGTTTTGGCGATAACCCTGGATACCCAACGATACAACTAACGTTGAATATGACCCAACCCGTGATGATGGATGCAAGCATGGAAGGAGATGATGTGCACTTTAATTTCGGGTTTGCCTTCATACCAGCTAGCTATATTAATGGAGATACCTCGGAGGGCGTTGGAGCCGTGGTAGAGTAATGGGGTTTCTGATCATTATGGGCTGTTCATTTTCATTCACTTGTATATATTGTTCATATATAGCAATGTCGTTTTTATCATCATAAAACCTTCGTCAGACCTGCAAGAATGGTTCTGAAATCCGAACCAGTCATCAAATATGCATGAGTACCCCGACGGCCTGCTACTCGTCTGTCCACAGGTGCCTATCTATCTCTGAAAAGCATCCCGATCAAATGAAACTTGTGTCAATTTGTTCGACAAGCCGATGCTGGTCAACTCACAGTATCCGCCGAGCTCTGTGCTCTATGCCCAATCTTTGGTGCCACTAGTGATATCGACAATGTCAAAAATCCATGCGCCCAAGTATCAGTCATACCCATTCGGCCATCTTCGGCCATCCCGTCGCGTATCGCTGATGCTGCGCATCTACCTAGGGTCCTGCCCGGGTGACGAAAACGTCGAGTTGCAACTGGGGCACCTAGGGGCACCTAGTTTTGCCCCTCATTGCTGGATGAGCCCTGTCGAGAGTTTCTGTCTCCGGATATTCGGCCTCGTAGCCAGTGGAAGGGGCCCGGGCTCGATTGTTGGGCAGAGCCTTGTTCTGCTGTTGCGAGTCGGCGACTCTCCGAGGGACTTCTCTGCCTCATTCGGGCACCATACTCCGCCGGTGCCGTCTGCCTAggactcgtcggcgagacaGACGATCGTCTCTCCGGCCGTGAAGCGCCGTATTCGTTCGGTACCTCTCGGCCCCTTTCCCTGCCCACGCTTTCTTGAATGGCTGAGACTGTACGAAGCGCGTCGTCAAGCTGGGCGGAAACGGGTCCAATAGTCGTTCGAGATGCATCGTCGCCTGGTGCACTGGGCGATACGCCGTCCTGTCTTGTGAACCAGCCAAAGCTCGCCCTGAGCCCTGTGGAAGTTCCTGACGGGCCAGCTGAACTCGGACCAGACAACGAAGAGCCATCAGGAGCGGCCGACCGTGGTCCAGAGTCTCCCGCGACAAATCTGCCGCCTACGCCGCCCGGTAGGGCGTTGTTGTTGACACCATCACCGTGGGTCTCAATGGCGGTCCTGCAGATCGGGCAGGTATTGTGCTCCCTCAGCCAAGAAACGACGCAGTCCTCGTGGAACCAATGCTTGCAGCGCAGAAAGACTGCCATGTCTCCAACGTTGACGATTTCAAGGCAGATGATGCACTGCGACTCGCACTCCCCCTTGACCATGCTTTCATCCACGGGTCGACGATCTAGAGACTCGAGGGCTTCGTTCGAGGCGGGAGGGGCTCCATTCGAGCGCGGGGTGGCCTCCATCAACTGTGTAATTATGCGGTCCAGTGCCTCTTGGGAATAGACGGCATCACCAGCCACGGCATTGGCAGGATTGAACAAGCTCATTATTTCTTGCAGCCCCCTTGCGAAGTTCGGTGCAGGACCGCCCATCTGGCCACCAGTTGGCGGACCCAATTCTCGAATAACACTGGAAAAGATTCTGAGCCGAATCATTATCAGTCGTTGAAGTCCTCGGATGGGGTCTGGTTGAGGAAGCGCCAGGGGGTAGAAACGTTCGCTGGCCAGTACTTACGACTGAAAAGGATCTCCGGCATGTGCGTCGTGAGCATGCTCGGCAACTCCTGTTTGGATCGGGCTCGAAAAGATGGTGACCGAGGCCGCTCCCCCTCCAAAGGAGCCGGATGTGAAGGTTGTGCGATGAACTTGAGGCCAAATGTGAGGACGCGAGGGAGGGACCTGTCCATCGTGGCTAGGCGATCCCTGATGAGTCACTGTCTGAGGCTGGCCAAAGCCCTCAATCATTTCATAGAAGCGATCGAGCACCGTTGTAATGTCTGGGTCGTGATGGTTAACAATTTGGGGGCCGGCTCTGACGCTCTGATGATGAACGAAGCCGTGTGGCCCCATGTGTTCGTCGATGTCAGCTTCATCGGGATCTGAATTCATGTCTTCACTGGAAATGCCGGTTTGTCCCGAAGACATCAGGCCCGCCGTATTATCCATCATTTCACGAGGGTCATTGTCGGCATCAATCTGTATTGGCATCGGTCAGGTCGGTACGCAAACCTTCAAGACGCAGTGCGGGAACAAGGCGGTCGGACATACAATTTCCGTGATATCGCCGTCACATTCGGGGCATTTTAGTCCATGTTCGTGCTCAAGCCACTCGTGAGAGCAGGCATGGCAGTACACAAGCACACCGTCGGGGTGTGCGTCGCCAGATGACATCTGAGTCTGTATGCCAGGGGAAGCGTTCAGAATACAATGTCCGCGGCAAATAGCTAACACCACGCCTCAGGTAGCGCGGGACGCAAGGGTGATTGGATGCCAGGGGTCCTGACAATCTGATGCGTGTAGTGTACCACGACAGCGGCACAGCTGATAGAAGCAGGCAAAAGCCCCGCGTCtacggcatcgccgagagGAAGCCACGGGAACAAAAGAACTGGCCAAACGTGGGGACAGGAGCGAGGCAAGGTATTCGTATCCGATTCGGGTATATGGCCAACTGAGAGGGCATGCAGGTGCGTCGAGCTGCTGGGCGAAGTGAGGAGGAGGTACGGGAGGCCCCAGTAGCTGGCAGCTAGATTTACCTGCCGTCAGTGAAAAGTGCACGCCACCGAGACAGAGAACAGATGGCGAGCGGGCTTCTAATAGACAGAATAGTCAGACAGGGCACCTACGGAATAGGTTGGGCAACTAAGGTTCTGACTGGCCAATCTGTATCGCAGCCGAGAAGCCGACTAAAGATATGGTTTTGAGGAGAGTTCGTGTACGAGTTGTGCCTGCTTGCCTTAATTTCCAATCTATTGTCAAAGAGGCATGCAAAGAAGATGGATGATGTGAGGACGAACGAAGCGAAGAAGGAAAGAGGGAAGGAAAGAAAAAAGGAGATGGACATTGGCGGATCATTAGGTTTACGGCTGCCGGCTGTCCAGCTGGGCTCGTTTTAGAACCTGCTCGTACCAGAACGTTTGTCAGCGCTTGCGCTTGCTGCTCTTGTTGGGTTGGTGTGACACAAACGTCAGTCACAAACCAACTGGCTGGTTGGTCACTGGGACCATGACTTCGGGGCACTAATTGGCTAGTTTCCTGATGCGTCAGGAATCAATCGAAGCCTTGACAATGAGGAGTGAACCAGCT of the Drechmeria coniospora strain ARSEF 6962 chromosome 01, whole genome shotgun sequence genome contains:
- a CDS encoding aspartate-tRNA ligase is translated as MTGLAGSMTPSASAFGGPPLRSSSLSSSRSSSRPSSRPSSRPSSRPSSRPSSRPSHIRSIDPGDSPTDARACTCAHGTPDRNSSTRLTTWDLPDTKSGASAGGDVTPNVTTTTPAGISSPAMAPDETKRMTAYRSMLSVDSSPISPTSASTWSTPASPASPISPTTLAPARALHHRSSAFGGSKSILATMNDSGVELSKGSARSSMDMSTISIDSGRSSMSAADWPTHPHELNTVSELDGLPLGTEVNFRARIATQRRLSKALDFLLFRDQTHTVQGVLSREHLDMVKWVQKLPEESLVQVNGILTPPPEPIRSASHSAIEVHVQSIHLVNAAHGSAPFSNYKPPESLRNRLSSRILDLRHPSNQALFRIRSLVTRKFRDTLQDRGFIEISTPKLQPSATESGAAVFKVNYFGRNAFLAQSPQLAKQMVVSADFGRVFEVGPVFRAENSNTHRHLTEYTGLDVEMAIEHDYHEVIYVLDDFLKSVFKAVYELPEVKEVQKRWPSSKFKYLDETLILDFREGIKMLREDGRDVEEEEDLSTPDEIRLGQLVRERYDTDYYVLDRFPANARPFYTYRDPENPKWTRSFDIFIRGQEVCSGGQRINDAQLLRANMREAGMTDDGMEDYMAAFELGAPPHAGAGLGLERIVAWMLELGDVRYASLFHRDPKSLPERAPGLPHADADTTKIPLGSVPLVENLIANYGDASNTSWLDDRFDIWRHPSGAAVGYVKQDKFVMITGDPLCDRTQYKDVCAAFVKFVVTELRLVPVWMLVSYEVQKILAQQMGWRTLSCTEEQRVDTDKHHRTSAGAKARRVEREGVRIHEVKPDQDFISRAEPAIEEWKASRKGKQVHMTEVRPWVDVGHRRYFAAEKDGKVNALVVLAKLSPKHGWQVKWALDFPGSVNGTIEVLIEHVLGSLSGQVTFGVGVSKKLTPGEHLHGIRARFLATTYNSIVESLGLRRKAGFRSKFGALGEEVYICYPKHGVGLRDLNQIIKFFQD
- a CDS encoding zinc finger domain-containing protein, translating into MSSGDAHPDGVLVYCHACSHEWLEHEHGLKCPECDGDITEIIDADNDPREMMDNTAGLMSSGQTGISSEDMNSDPDEADIDEHMGPHGFVHHQSVRAGPQIVNHHDPDITTVLDRFYEMIEGFGQPQTVTHQGSPSHDGQVPPSRPHIWPQVHRTTFTSGSFGGGAASVTIFSSPIQTGVAEHAHDAHAGDPFQSIFSSVIRELGPPTGGQMGGPAPNFARGLQEIMSLFNPANAVAGDAVYSQEALDRIITQLMEATPRSNGAPPASNEALESLDRRPVDESMVKGECESQCIICLEIVNVGDMAVFLRCKHWFHEDCVVSWLREHNTCPICRTAIETHGDGVNNNALPGGVGGRFVAGDSGPRSAAPDGSSLSGPSSAGPSGTSTGLRASFGWFTRQDGVSPSAPGDDASRTTIGPVSAQLDDALRTVSAIQESVGRERGREVPNEYGASRPERRSSVSPTSPRQTAPAEYGARMRQRSPSESRRLATAEQGSAQQSSPGPFHWLRGRISGDRNSRQGSSSNEGQN